The proteins below come from a single Clostridium sp. 'White wine YQ' genomic window:
- the asnB gene encoding asparagine synthase (glutamine-hydrolyzing) yields the protein MCGISGWIDFSKDLLPFYNVIESMNETLKLRGPDSEGFFSNNNVLLGHRRLIVVDPEGGKQPMIKHLNSNTYVLVYNGELYNTEDLRKELLSYGHTFDSYSDTEVLLTSYIHWGINCVDKLNGIFSFCIYDKNSHNIFLVRDPLGVKPLFYSIKGSSLIFGSEIKTLLAHPYITSRVDENGLTELLALGPATAPGSAIFKDIKEVPPGFFLNFSPNGYYLKEYWKLTAEDFNETQDEAKEHLKELLTDAITRQLVGDVPLSTFLSGGLDSSVISAVAAKEFKSRGKKLTTYSINFEDNETYFKSSLFQPTPDEEWAQFMSKYIDSNHHTILLNNLDLVTNLKDALIARDLPGMADIDSSLLLACKEIREDFVIGLSGECADEILGGYPWFTNKDMMNATTFPWARSTSSKIDILNPSLKHLKLQEVVDANYNDSISRVSHLDGESSLDYRMRELFYLNVKWFMVNLLNRKDRMSMSNSLEVRVPFADIRLVQYAFNLPSNIKFLNGREKGLLRESLRGILPDEIVERKKSPYPKTYHPIYTEEVCKEMNKILNTPSSPILNIIDKKKIQEIVDTKGTSYKIPWYGQLMMGPQFIAYLIQLNLWLELYNIQLVK from the coding sequence ATGTGTGGAATTTCAGGATGGATTGATTTTTCTAAGGATTTACTCCCTTTCTATAATGTTATAGAATCAATGAATGAAACTCTTAAGCTGAGAGGCCCTGATAGTGAAGGCTTTTTTTCAAACAATAATGTACTCCTAGGACACAGACGTCTTATAGTTGTTGACCCAGAAGGGGGAAAACAACCTATGATAAAGCATCTCAATTCTAACACTTATGTTTTAGTTTATAATGGAGAACTTTATAATACTGAAGACTTAAGAAAAGAACTCCTTTCCTATGGACATACATTTGACTCTTATTCTGATACAGAAGTTTTATTAACCTCCTATATTCATTGGGGAATAAATTGTGTAGATAAACTCAATGGAATCTTTTCATTTTGTATCTACGACAAAAATTCTCATAATATTTTCTTAGTTAGGGACCCTCTAGGGGTTAAACCTCTATTTTATTCAATTAAAGGATCCTCCTTAATATTTGGTTCTGAAATAAAAACATTACTTGCTCATCCTTATATAACTTCACGAGTCGATGAGAATGGATTAACTGAGCTTCTTGCTTTAGGTCCTGCTACTGCACCTGGAAGTGCTATTTTTAAAGATATTAAGGAAGTTCCACCTGGATTCTTTTTGAACTTTTCACCAAATGGATATTACCTAAAAGAATATTGGAAACTTACAGCCGAAGATTTTAATGAAACCCAAGATGAAGCCAAGGAGCATTTAAAAGAACTTTTAACTGATGCTATCACAAGACAATTAGTTGGTGATGTACCCTTATCAACATTTTTATCTGGTGGTCTAGATTCTTCTGTAATATCTGCCGTTGCAGCAAAAGAGTTTAAATCTAGAGGAAAAAAACTAACTACTTACTCAATTAACTTTGAAGATAATGAAACCTACTTTAAATCATCACTTTTCCAGCCAACTCCTGATGAAGAGTGGGCACAATTTATGTCAAAATACATCGATAGTAATCATCACACAATATTATTAAACAATTTAGATTTAGTTACTAACTTGAAAGATGCCTTAATTGCTAGAGATCTACCTGGTATGGCAGATATAGATTCATCTCTCCTCTTGGCTTGTAAAGAAATTCGAGAGGATTTTGTAATTGGTCTATCTGGTGAATGTGCAGATGAAATCTTAGGTGGATACCCATGGTTTACAAATAAAGACATGATGAATGCCACTACCTTTCCTTGGGCAAGATCTACTTCAAGCAAAATAGATATATTAAATCCTTCTCTTAAGCATTTAAAACTTCAGGAGGTTGTAGATGCAAACTATAATGATTCTATTTCGAGAGTATCTCACTTAGATGGTGAAAGTTCTTTAGATTATAGAATGAGGGAATTATTCTATTTAAATGTTAAATGGTTTATGGTAAATCTATTGAACCGAAAAGATAGAATGAGTATGTCAAATTCCCTAGAAGTTAGAGTTCCTTTTGCAGATATTAGATTAGTTCAGTATGCCTTTAACTTACCTTCTAATATAAAATTCCTCAATGGACGAGAGAAAGGACTTCTTAGAGAATCCTTAAGAGGAATACTTCCAGATGAAATTGTTGAGAGAAAAAAGAGCCCTTACCCAAAGACCTATCATCCAATATATACTGAAGAAGTGTGTAAGGAAATGAATAAGATACTAAACACGCCATCTTCTCCAATACTAAATATTATTGATAAGAAGAAAATTCAAGAGATAGTTGACACCAAAGGAACTTCCTATAAGATTCCTTGGTATGGACAGTTAATGATGGGACCACAATTTATAGCTTATTTAATCCAACTAAACTTATGGTTAGAGCTATATAATATACAGCTAGTTAAATAA
- a CDS encoding RrF2 family transcriptional regulator has translation MKISTKGRYGIQLMLDLAIHYNQQLVPLKDIASRQEISEKYLEQIITPLNKSGYVRSVRGSQGGYMLALEPSKITIGMLLRVLEGPLYPVDCAATDNPNCDRASTCVTIGIWKKMKEAVESVVDNISLEDLVEEYKSKIEPDFCI, from the coding sequence ATGAAAATTTCAACCAAAGGAAGATACGGTATTCAACTAATGTTGGATTTGGCTATACACTATAATCAGCAATTAGTACCATTAAAAGATATAGCATCCCGCCAAGAAATTTCCGAAAAATATCTTGAACAAATAATAACTCCTCTAAATAAATCTGGATATGTTAGAAGTGTTAGAGGTTCTCAAGGTGGATATATGTTAGCTCTTGAACCTTCAAAAATCACAATCGGAATGCTCTTAAGAGTATTAGAGGGTCCATTGTACCCTGTTGATTGCGCAGCTACTGATAATCCAAACTGTGATCGTGCTTCAACCTGTGTTACCATTGGCATATGGAAAAAGATGAAAGAAGCTGTTGAAAGTGTGGTTGATAACATATCACTTGAAGATTTAGTTGAAGAGTATAAATCAAAAATCGAGCCAGATTTCTGTATTTAG